A stretch of DNA from Candidatus Polarisedimenticolia bacterium:
TGGCGGCGCTCCTGATCATCGGCGGTCTCGCCTGGTTCCGCTTCGGCCCGGCGACAGGATTCACTCTCTCCACGATGACGCCGGGACTCGACATCCGGAGCCTCATCTTCTGGTCGACCATCGCCTTCGCCCTCACGGGGGCCGAGTCGGCCTCGTTGATGGGAGGCGAGATCAAAGACGCCCGGCGCAGCATCCCTCGGGCGATCTTCACCGCCGTCCCGATCGTCACGCTCACCTACATCCTGGGGACGGCCTCGGTCCTCGTCGCCCTGCCGACCGACCAGGTGCGCGGGCTCCAGGGCCCGATCGAGGCGGTCGACGCGGCGGCCCGCCGCCTCGGGCTGCCCGGGTTCACCTCGATCGCGGCGCTTCTGTTCACCGTCAGCGCCCTCGGCAGCGTCGGCGCCTGGCTGGCCGGCGTGACCCGCCTGCCGTTCGTCGCCGGCATCGACCGTTACCTGCCCAGGTCCTTCGGCCGCCTCCACCCGCGGTGGCGCACGCCCCATGTCTCCCTGATCACCCTGGGAGTCGCCCTGGTCGTGTGCATCGTCCTCGGCCAGGCCGGCACGAGCGTCAAGGGGGCCTACGACGTCCTGGTCAGCATGACGGTCATCACGACCCTGATTCCCTTTCTTCTCGTGTTCGCCTCGCTGGTGAAGCTGCAGCGCGAGCCGGCAGGCCCCGGAGTCATCCGGGTGCCAGGGGGGCGCCCCGTCGCCGTGCTCGTCGGTGCGATTGGCTTCGCCACGACGGCGGCCTCGATCGTCCTGTCGTTCTTCCCGGCGCCGGACGAGCCGCACAAGGCGCTCGCGGTCGCCAAGATCGCCGGGCTGACGCTCCTGAGCACCGGGAGCGGGATGGCGGTGTACGCCTGGGGGCGCTGGAGACAACGGCGGGGGTGAAGTCCCGCGGACCCGCCAGGCTCCTAGTCCAGCGACGCTTCGATCTCGCGCCGGCGGCGCGCCATGAAGTCGAGGAGCTCGTCGTCGATCGCCTGATCGAGCTTCGGCTCCTGGTAGGTGGCGAGGAGCTTCTTCCAGCGATCGGTGGCGCGCACGTACGCGTCCCTGGAGCCCTTCTTCACCCAGGTGTCGAACGCCTCGGTGTCGGCCAGCTGCGGAAAGTAGAACTCGCTCTTGAAATGCCGGCGGGTGTGCTCCTCTCCCAGGAAGTGGCCGCCCGCCCCCACGTGCGCGATCACGTCCAGCGCCAGCGATTCCTCGTCCACCGGCACGCCGGCGAAGAAGCGCTCGGTCATCTCCAGCATCTCGGCGTCCAGGACCATCTGCTCGAAGGAGGCGGTCAGGCCGCCGTCCAGCCAGCCGGCCGCCTGCAGCACGTAGTTGCAGCCGCCCAGGATGATCGGCCAGAGCATCATCATCTTTTCCTGGCCCGCCTGCGTGTCCGGGATCTTCGAGTTCGTCAGGACCCCGCCCGCGCGGCACGGCAGGTTGTAGCGCCGCGCCATCTGCGCCGAGCCCAGGATGCCGAGCGCCGACTCCGGCCGGCCGAAGGCCGGCGCGCCGGTGCGCATCTCGAGGCCCGTCAGGAACGATCCGTAGATGACCGGCGCGCCCGGGCGGACCATCTGCGCCAGGACGACCGCCGACAGGCACTCGGCGTTCTGCTGCGCCACGGCGGCCGCCAGGGTGACCGGACTCGTCGCCCCGGCCATGATGAACGGGGTGATGATGTTCACCTGTCCGGCGGCGGCGTACTCGATCAGCCCCTCCGCCATGTTGGAGTCGTAGCGCAGCGGGCTGTTCGAATTGATGATCCCGGTCAGGACCGGCCTGTCGAGGATCGCCTCCCGGCCGCCGAAGAGAATCGCCATCATGTCGATGTGGTCGCGCGCCCGGAGCGTGCTCCAGGCGTCGCCGATCATCCCTTTGGCGCTCAGGCGGATCTGCCAGTAGAGCATGTCGAGGTGGCGCGTCTCGATCGGGAGGTCCCGGCAGGCGACCTCGGGGCAGCCGTGGTGCATGACGTTCAGCACTTCCGACAACCGCACCAGATTGTTCTGGTCCTCGAGCGTCCCCTCGCGCCGCCCGCCCTCGCGATCGGCGATGAACGGCGGCCCGCTCACCGGGGCGAACACCAGGTTGCCGCCGCCGATGACCACGTCGTTCTCGGGGTTCCGGGCGTGGATGGTGAACTGGGACGGGGCCTTCCGGATCTGCTCGTCGACGAACTCCGGCGGGAAGAAGACGCGCTGGTCGGAGTCGACCACCTTGAGCCCGGCCCTGCGGAACAGATCGAGGGCGCGAGGGTCCTCGAAGATCACGCCGTGCTCGCGCAGCATCTTGAGGGTCGCGCGGTGCACCCGCTCCTCCGCCTCGGGCGGCAGGATGTTCAGCGGCTTGAGGGTGTTCCTGAACCCGCGCATCGCGATTCCTGTTCGTGTGGTTGATTCGCGGCGGAAGCGTAACAGAGGCCGCCGTCGAGAACAAGGCGGGCGCGCGACACGGCACCGCATGGTGGGACGGCCGTCCGCGCCTCAGCGGGGCAGGATCGGCGTCAGGAGGAGGAGCCCCGCCCAGATCACGACGAGCGCCGTCAGGTCGAGGAGGATGCCGGTGCGGATCATGCGTCGGAGCGGCACGAGCCCGGTGCCGAAGACGATGGCGTTGGGAGGCGTCGACACCGGGAAGATGAAACCGCAGGTGGCCGCGAGCCCGACGCCGAGGGCGGGGCGTACGGGGTCGAAGCCGGCCGCCGCGGCCGCGGCGATCACCATCGGCACCAGCAGCGCGGCCGCGGCGGTGTTGGAGGCGAACTCGCTGACCACGATCGTCAGGGCCACGGCGCAGAAGAGAAGTCCCGCCGGGGTCCGCGCCAGGCCGACCTCCTGGAGCCCCGCTCCGACCCAGGCCGCGACCCCGGTCGAGTCGGCCAGCGTGCCGAGCGACAGGCCGCCGCCGAAGAGCAGGATGATCCCCCAGTTGACCCTGCGGCCGTCCTCCCAGGTCAGGGTGAAACGGCGCGCCCTCCACTCCACCGGGGCTACGAACAGAAGCGTGGCGCACAGGATCGCGACCCCTGCCTCCGGCAGGTGCGCGGCAAGCGCGGCGGCGACTTGTGAAGCCGGCCCGAGGAGCATCGACGCCAGCGAGGGGAGCGTCCAGAGCGAGGCGGCAAGGAGGAACGCCAGGATCGTCCAGCGCGCCCCGGCACGCCGGGCGCCGTCCGGCGCGCCCGCGGCCGGCGCCGCGGAGGCGGGCTCCGCGGGCGCGCCGATTCCGATCGCGGCGGCCTCCGCGGGCGAGCCGGCGCCCCGCCCCAGGACCAGGTGCGTGAAGAGCACCGAAGCGGCAAGAAGCACCACGGAGATGGGCACCCCGAACAGGAGCCAGCCGACGAACCCGACGTGCACCCCCGCGAGGCGCTCGATGAAGCCGGCGACCAGGAGGTTCGGTGGCGTGCCGATCAGGGTCGCCATCCCGCCGACGGATGCCCCGTAGGCGACCATCAGGAGCACACCGCTCACCCACTCAGGGACCCGACGTCCGTGCGCCGTCGCCGGACCGCGCACCGCGCCGATGGCGATCGGCGTCATCAGGGCGGCGGTGGCGGTGTTCGACAGGCAGGTCGAGACGAGGGCCGAGGCGCCCCCCACGCCGAGCATCCTCCCGAGCGGCCGCCGGGCGAGCGGCCCGCGACCCAGGAACCGCGCGGCCACGCGCACGTCCAGTCCATAGCGGGTGAACGCCTCGGCGAGCAGGAAGCTTCCCACGAACACGAAGATGACCGGATCGGAGTAGGGCGCCAGGACGGCCCGGACCGGCGCGACCCCCAGCACGATGCACAGGGCCGACGCGAGGAGGGCCGTGGCCGGAAGAGGGATCGCCTCGGTCACCCAGAAGGCGATGGTCAGCGTCAGGACGGCCAAAAGGCGCCTCCCTTCCGGAGGGTGGCCTCCCGGATTGGCCGCGAACACGGCGAGCGCCACGAGCGGTCCGGCGACGAGGCCGGTCGTTTTCATGCGGCGTTCGAAACGGTCGTCGCCGTCCGGCCCGCCCGCGCTCATCCGGCCCTCAGTGCCTCGAGAACGGCGGCGACCGCCGCCCGGGCGCCCCCCAGGTAGCGCACCCTCACGAGGCGGCGCCTGCGTCCCCGCAGCGCTCGCGCATCGCCCAGCGCCTGCGCCTGCTTGAACTCCTCGAATCCGAACGGCCTGCCGGGAATCGGCAGGACCGCCCGATCGTCCGGCACGATCTGGAGGAACAGCCCCTTGTCGGGGCCCCCCTTGTGGAGCTGGCCGGTCGAGTGCAGGTAGCGCGGGCCGTAGCCGACGGTGGTCGCGACTCCGGTGCCGCCGAGGATCGCGCGCAGCGTCTCGAGAGACGACGCCAGCGCGCGGTCGGCCGGATCGACGAACGCCAGGATGGCGAGGTAGTCCCCCTGCCGCGCAGCGGCCCGAAGGGCCCGCAGGGCCGCGGCGAGCCGCGGCGCCCGGGGGCGTCCGAGCCCCCCCAGGTGCACGCGCGCCCGTCCCTCGACGAAATCCGGGGTCTCCTCCCGGAAGCGCCCGGTCGCCGCACATTCCGCCAGAAGGGCCTCGGTGTTCTTCTTGCTCTCCGTGACGTTCGGCTCGTCGAACGGATTCACGTGAAGGACCGCGCCGGCGACCGCGGTGGCGATCTCCCAGTGCATCATCGAGGCCCCGAGGTCGTGCCGGTCGCGGAGGGCGAGGAGGATCCCCGGCGTGGCCCCGCCACGCCCGCGCGGCGAGCCGGCGCGCCCGGCCGCGCCGACGAGCGCCTGGATCGATCGGGCGCCGCGCGTCCCTTCGAGCGTGATTCCGACGGCGACCCGATCCGGACGCTCCAGCTCGACGCGCAGCGCCGCCGAAGCATCGCGCGCCACGACCGGCACCAGACCGCGGCCCCCCTTGCCGGTGCTCTCGGCGATCAGCTGCTCGATCCAGAGGCCGTACGACTCGAGGGCCGGATCGATCAGCAGGACGATCTTGTCGCGCCCCTGGCGCGCCAGGACTCCGAGGGCGGCGCCCAGCGCGAGGCCGGGGTTCTCGGCCGCGGAGACGCCCGGCGAGCACCGGTCCAGCATGGCGGCCGCGCGCCGCAGCTGCGTGCCGATGTCGACGCCGGCGAGAGCCGCGGGGACCAGGCCGAAGTAGGACAGCGCCGAATAGCGCCCGCCGACGTCGGGAGGATTCAGGAAGACGGCACGGTAGCCGCGCGCCGACGCCTCGGCTGCCAGGGGCGTCCCGGGATCGGTGATGGCGACGAAGTGCCGCGCCGCGGCGCGGCCGAGGCGGCGCCGCGCCCGGGCCCAGAGGTAGGCCTGGAGCGCGGCGGTCTCCCCCGTCGTCCCCGACTTGCTGCTGACGACGACGAGCGCCCTGCCGGCATCGAGCCCCGCCTCGACCCGCCGCACCGCCGACGGGACGGTGCTGTCGAGGACCGTGAGCGCCGGGAACCCGCGCGGCGCCGGGAAGACGCGCGCGAACACGTCGACGCTCAGGCTCGATCCCCCCATCCCCACGAGGAGGACCTGCCTGATCCCCTCCTGGCGGACCTCGCGGGCGAACGTGTCGAGCCGCGGCACCAGGCGGATCATCCGTTCCGGCGCGCGCAGCCATCCCAGCCGGTTCCGGACGATCCGGCGGGCCGCAGGGTCGCGTCCCCACAGGGACGCGTCCCCCCGGAACAATCTCGCGATGAAGCGTGAGGCCCCGAGGGCCGCGATCCGCCGCCTCACGGCGGGCGCGGCCTGGTGCAGGTTGTAGGTATCGGGCACGGCGCGGCTGGCTTTCAGGAACCGAGCCAGAGCCGGACGCGCTCGGCGATCCCCTGGCCCGTGAAGCCGAGCTTCTCCGCGATCACTTTCCAGGGGGCGGAGTAGCCGTACCTCTCGAGGCCGATCAGGAGCGCCTCCGGGCCCGCCACGCGCTCCCACCCGGTCAGACGGGCCGCTTCGATCACGACCGCCCGGGCCCCGGTCGGGACGACCGCGCGCCGGTAGTCCTCCGGCTGTTCGAGAAAGTGGCCCGGGGACGGCATCGACACGAGGCGCGATCCGATCCCCCCCGCCGCCAGGATCTCCTGCGCCTGCTGGGCCGGCGCCACCTCGCTGCCGGTCGCGATCAGGACGACCCGGCCGGCCTGAGGCCCCGCCTCGGACAGGATGTAGCCGCCGCGAAACGGAAGGTCCTTGTCGAAACCGGCCGCGCGCTTCAGGGGCGGGACGTCCTGACGCGTCAGCACGAGCGCGGTCGGGCCGCTCCGGCGCCTGAGCGCCACCGTCCAGGCCATGGCGACTTCGAGCCCGTCCGCGGGCCTCAGGACCGCCAGGTTCGGGACCAGCCGCAGTCCGGGGACCTGCTCGATCGGCTGGTGCGTCGGGCCGTCTTCCCCCAGGAAGACGCTGTCGTGGGTGAAGACGTAGACGACCTGGAGGCCGGCCATCGCCGCCAGGCGGATGGGAGGGCGCATGTAGTCGGAGAAGATGAGAAAAGTCGCGCCGTAGGGAATCGGCCCGCCATGGAGGGCCAGGCCGTTCAGCACGGCCCCCATGCCGTGCTCGCGGACGCCGAAATGAAAGTTGCGCCCCGCGAACGACGCGCGGCTGATCGGCGGGCTCCCCTTGATAGAGGTCTTGGTGGACGGCTCCAGGTCGGCGCTGCCGCCGCAGAGGGACGGCACGAGCTCCGCCGCCGCTTGCAGGACTCTTCCGGAGGTGACCCGTGTCGCCTCGGGCTTGCCGGCCCCGGGCAACGCACCGGACGCCGGGGCGGCGCCGGCCGCCGGTGCCACGGCCGCCAGAAGCCGCTCGAACAGGTCCTCGGGCACGGAACGCTCGTGGTAGCGGTCCCAAAGGGCCCGCTTCTCGGGATGGGCGCGGCTCCAGGCCTCGAAGCGCCTCTGCCAGTCCTGGCGCGCCCGCCCGCCCTCCTCGGCGCGCGCGGCGAACAGGGCGCGCACCTCGTCCGGCACCAGGAAGGGGGGCGCCGCCGGCCAGCCGAGCGCCTTCTTCGTCGCCGCCGCCTCGTCGGGCCCGAGAGGCGACCCGTGGGCGTCCGCGGTGTCGTGCTTCCCGGGGCTCCCCTGCGCGATGTGCGTGCGGGCGACGATCAGCCCCGGCTTCGAGGTCTCGCCCGCGGCCCGCGCGAGCGCCGCGGTGATCGCGTCGTGGTCGTGGCCGTCGATGCGCTGCACCGACCAGCCGTACGCCTCGAATCGGCGGCCGACGTCCTCGGAGAACGCCAGCTCCGTGTCCCCCTCGATGGTGATGTGGTTGTCGTCATAGAGGACCGTCAGGTTGGACAGGGCGAGGTGACCCGCGATCGACGCGGCCTCGGAGGCCACCCCCTCCATCAGGTCCCCGTCGCTGGCGATGACCCAGATGCGGTGCGAGACGATGGGGTGATCGGGCACGTTGAACCGCGCCGCGGCCATGTTCGCGGCGATCGCCATCCCGACGGCGTTGCCGAAGCCCTGTCCGAGAGGCCCGGTGGTGGTCTCGACCCCGGGAGCGCAGCCGCGCTCCGGGTGTCCCGGCGTGCGGCTCTCCCACTGTCGGAACCTCTTGATCTCCTCGAGAGGTAAGTCGAACCCGCTGAGGTGCAGCAAGGCGTACAGGAGCATCGAGCCGTGCCCGGCCGACAGGACGAAGCGATCGCGATCGGGCCAGCCCGGGTCCCTGGGAT
This window harbors:
- a CDS encoding trimethylamine methyltransferase family protein; its protein translation is MRCRVARPPCSRRRPLLRFRRESTTRTGIAMRGFRNTLKPLNILPPEAEERVHRATLKMLREHGVIFEDPRALDLFRRAGLKVVDSDQRVFFPPEFVDEQIRKAPSQFTIHARNPENDVVIGGGNLVFAPVSGPPFIADREGGRREGTLEDQNNLVRLSEVLNVMHHGCPEVACRDLPIETRHLDMLYWQIRLSAKGMIGDAWSTLRARDHIDMMAILFGGREAILDRPVLTGIINSNSPLRYDSNMAEGLIEYAAAGQVNIITPFIMAGATSPVTLAAAVAQQNAECLSAVVLAQMVRPGAPVIYGSFLTGLEMRTGAPAFGRPESALGILGSAQMARRYNLPCRAGGVLTNSKIPDTQAGQEKMMMLWPIILGGCNYVLQAAGWLDGGLTASFEQMVLDAEMLEMTERFFAGVPVDEESLALDVIAHVGAGGHFLGEEHTRRHFKSEFYFPQLADTEAFDTWVKKGSRDAYVRATDRWKKLLATYQEPKLDQAIDDELLDFMARRRREIEASLD
- the tkt gene encoding transketolase: MPSAHAREDIARLAINTIKTLAIDAVEQAKSGHPGMPMGAADYAFFLWTRHLRFDPRDPGWPDRDRFVLSAGHGSMLLYALLHLSGFDLPLEEIKRFRQWESRTPGHPERGCAPGVETTTGPLGQGFGNAVGMAIAANMAAARFNVPDHPIVSHRIWVIASDGDLMEGVASEAASIAGHLALSNLTVLYDDNHITIEGDTELAFSEDVGRRFEAYGWSVQRIDGHDHDAITAALARAAGETSKPGLIVARTHIAQGSPGKHDTADAHGSPLGPDEAAATKKALGWPAAPPFLVPDEVRALFAARAEEGGRARQDWQRRFEAWSRAHPEKRALWDRYHERSVPEDLFERLLAAVAPAAGAAPASGALPGAGKPEATRVTSGRVLQAAAELVPSLCGGSADLEPSTKTSIKGSPPISRASFAGRNFHFGVREHGMGAVLNGLALHGGPIPYGATFLIFSDYMRPPIRLAAMAGLQVVYVFTHDSVFLGEDGPTHQPIEQVPGLRLVPNLAVLRPADGLEVAMAWTVALRRRSGPTALVLTRQDVPPLKRAAGFDKDLPFRGGYILSEAGPQAGRVVLIATGSEVAPAQQAQEILAAGGIGSRLVSMPSPGHFLEQPEDYRRAVVPTGARAVVIEAARLTGWERVAGPEALLIGLERYGYSAPWKVIAEKLGFTGQGIAERVRLWLGS
- a CDS encoding SLC13 family permease, with the translated sequence MSAGGPDGDDRFERRMKTTGLVAGPLVALAVFAANPGGHPPEGRRLLAVLTLTIAFWVTEAIPLPATALLASALCIVLGVAPVRAVLAPYSDPVIFVFVGSFLLAEAFTRYGLDVRVAARFLGRGPLARRPLGRMLGVGGASALVSTCLSNTATAALMTPIAIGAVRGPATAHGRRVPEWVSGVLLMVAYGASVGGMATLIGTPPNLLVAGFIERLAGVHVGFVGWLLFGVPISVVLLAASVLFTHLVLGRGAGSPAEAAAIGIGAPAEPASAAPAAGAPDGARRAGARWTILAFLLAASLWTLPSLASMLLGPASQVAAALAAHLPEAGVAILCATLLFVAPVEWRARRFTLTWEDGRRVNWGIILLFGGGLSLGTLADSTGVAAWVGAGLQEVGLARTPAGLLFCAVALTIVVSEFASNTAAAALLVPMVIAAAAAAGFDPVRPALGVGLAATCGFIFPVSTPPNAIVFGTGLVPLRRMIRTGILLDLTALVVIWAGLLLLTPILPR
- a CDS encoding glucose-6-phosphate isomerase, whose amino-acid sequence is MPDTYNLHQAAPAVRRRIAALGASRFIARLFRGDASLWGRDPAARRIVRNRLGWLRAPERMIRLVPRLDTFAREVRQEGIRQVLLVGMGGSSLSVDVFARVFPAPRGFPALTVLDSTVPSAVRRVEAGLDAGRALVVVSSKSGTTGETAALQAYLWARARRRLGRAAARHFVAITDPGTPLAAEASARGYRAVFLNPPDVGGRYSALSYFGLVPAALAGVDIGTQLRRAAAMLDRCSPGVSAAENPGLALGAALGVLARQGRDKIVLLIDPALESYGLWIEQLIAESTGKGGRGLVPVVARDASAALRVELERPDRVAVGITLEGTRGARSIQALVGAAGRAGSPRGRGGATPGILLALRDRHDLGASMMHWEIATAVAGAVLHVNPFDEPNVTESKKNTEALLAECAATGRFREETPDFVEGRARVHLGGLGRPRAPRLAAALRALRAAARQGDYLAILAFVDPADRALASSLETLRAILGGTGVATTVGYGPRYLHSTGQLHKGGPDKGLFLQIVPDDRAVLPIPGRPFGFEEFKQAQALGDARALRGRRRRLVRVRYLGGARAAVAAVLEALRAG
- a CDS encoding APC family permease, which produces MPPTDAKDATPELRRAMGFGDVVLYLITTGINLQWVATAAAAGPSSIAIWVLAFLVMAVPLSLSVVELSSRYPQEGGMYVWSKHAFGDFAAFMTGWTYWMSNLPYFPGVLYFAAGNALYIAGDRLRALSGSSAYFIIAALLGLGLGLVPNFYGLQFGKWLSNIGAVARWLAMAALLIIGGLAWFRFGPATGFTLSTMTPGLDIRSLIFWSTIAFALTGAESASLMGGEIKDARRSIPRAIFTAVPIVTLTYILGTASVLVALPTDQVRGLQGPIEAVDAAARRLGLPGFTSIAALLFTVSALGSVGAWLAGVTRLPFVAGIDRYLPRSFGRLHPRWRTPHVSLITLGVALVVCIVLGQAGTSVKGAYDVLVSMTVITTLIPFLLVFASLVKLQREPAGPGVIRVPGGRPVAVLVGAIGFATTAASIVLSFFPAPDEPHKALAVAKIAGLTLLSTGSGMAVYAWGRWRQRRG